The DNA region CTTGGTAGCGTTGGCGTTGCATCTTCCGGCTTTCTTTGCCGTATGTATTGCTTTACTGGCGATTATTGCTTTCAGCGGGGCGACGCATGATGTGGCAACCGATGGTGTTTATATGTCAGAATTGGATAAGCAGGATCAGGCTAAATATATCGGTTGGCAAGGTGCTTTCTATAATATTGCTAAGATTGTCGCATCCGGTGGGTTAGTTTGGTTGGCAGGATGGTTGCTGAAATACTATGGGGGAGTTCCGGGAGCGGAGGAGACCGTTCGTCATGAAGCCACAGTACAGGCTTGGATGACGGTTATGTTCATTCTGGCTGTCGTAATGGTATTGCTGGGAGTGTATCACATGCGTATGTTGCCTTCGGGAGGAACTGCTGCCACGGGCACGACATCGGGCAAGGAAACCTGGAACCGGTTGGTGGAAGTGATCCGGAACTTCTTTCAGAAGAAACATATCTGGTATTACATTACTTTCATCATTCTTTATCGTTTGGCCGAAGGCTTTGTCATGAAGATAGTGCCGTTGTTTCTGAAGGCGGAACGTTCAGTCGGTGGTCTGGGATTGGGAGAACAGGAGATAGGTTTGTACTATGGTACTTATGGGGCGGCTGCATTTGTGCTGGGTTCCCTGTTGGCCGGCTATTATATATCTCACAGAGGGTTGAGTCGCACGCTGTTTTCACTGTGCTGCATTTTCAATCTTCCGTTTCTGGCTTATACGCTACTGGCCATTTATCAGCCGGAGAATGGCATGTTGATAGGCGGTGCCATTGTGCTTGAATATTTCGGTTATGGTTTCGGATTCGTAGGTCTGTCGCTGTTTATGATGCAGCAGGTGGCACCCGGTAAGCACCAGATGGCTCACTATGCTTTTGCTTCAGGCATCATGAATTTGGGTGTGATGTTGCCGGGTTCTATCAGTGGCTTTGTCAGTAACGCGTTGGGATATAAGACATTCTTCATCTTCACGATGTTTGCTACTATTCCGGCATTCCTGATAACGTATTTTGT from Bacteroides sp. MSB163 includes:
- a CDS encoding MFS transporter, which produces MSRNSRNPISWVPTVYFAMGLPFVVLNMVSVLMFKGLGIDDAQIALWTSLIMLPWTLKFLWSPFLEMFKTKKFFVVLTQLITGTGFALVALALHLPAFFAVCIALLAIIAFSGATHDVATDGVYMSELDKQDQAKYIGWQGAFYNIAKIVASGGLVWLAGWLLKYYGGVPGAEETVRHEATVQAWMTVMFILAVVMVLLGVYHMRMLPSGGTAATGTTSGKETWNRLVEVIRNFFQKKHIWYYITFIILYRLAEGFVMKIVPLFLKAERSVGGLGLGEQEIGLYYGTYGAAAFVLGSLLAGYYISHRGLSRTLFSLCCIFNLPFLAYTLLAIYQPENGMLIGGAIVLEYFGYGFGFVGLSLFMMQQVAPGKHQMAHYAFASGIMNLGVMLPGSISGFVSNALGYKTFFIFTMFATIPAFLITYFVPFTYPDEKKK